One Salarias fasciatus chromosome 9, fSalaFa1.1, whole genome shotgun sequence DNA segment encodes these proteins:
- the tm9sf1 gene encoding transmembrane 9 superfamily member 1: protein MAPLRVLVLCLFSGWAAGYKQGDNVTLYVNKVGPYHNPHETYHYYTLPVCRPDKVHHKSLSLGEVLDGDRMAESLYHIRFRENVEKKLLCHLTLSEKQVDELREAIEELYYFEFILDEIPIWGFVGYIEESGFLPHSHKVGLWTHLDFNIEYNGDSVIFANVSVKDVKPVPLEEGAGSAVGGVGVGGGSLKVTHTYSVHWFESTLPHSRRSERLRDYSFFPKTLEIHWLSIINSLVLVVLLLGFVIIILMRVLKNDFARYNVEEEGGCDDLDQGDNGWKIIHTDVFRFPPLKSLLCAVLGVGAQFLTLATGIIFMALLGMFNVHRHGAINSAAIVLYALTSCVSGYVSCSFYTQINGQRWVWNIILTSSLFSAPLFLTWSVVNSVHWYSGSTQALPATTVLLLLGAWVLVGFPLTVIGGIVGKNRAGSFQAPCRTRNIPRQIPTQPWYKHAVVHMAIGGFLPFSAISVELYYIFATVWGREHYTLYGILLCVFAILLSVGACISVALTYFLLSGEDYRWWWRSVLSTGSTGLFIFVYSVFYYRNRSSMSGLVQSTEFFGYSLLTALVFSLMLGSVSFWSSLAFIRYIYRSLKMD from the exons ATGGCGCCGCTCCGCGTCTTGGTCCTGTGCTTGTTCTCGGGCTGGGCGGCGGGCTACAAGCAGGGGGACAACGTGACGCTGTACGTCAACAAAGTGGGGCCTTACCACAACCCCCACGAGACGTACCACTACTACACCCTGCCCGTCTGCCGGCCGGACAAG GTGCATCATAAGTCGCTGAGTCTGGGAGAGGTGCTGGACGGCGACAGGATGGCCGAGTCTTTGTATCACATCCGCTTCAGGGAGAACGTGGAGAAGAAGCTCCTTTGTCATCTCACACTTTCAGAGAAACAG gtggacgAGCTGCGCGAGGCCATCGAGGAGCTCTACTACTTCGAGTTCATCCTGGATGAAATCCCCATCTGGGGGTTTGTGGGATACATCGAGGAGAGCGGCTTCCTGCCTCACAGCCACAAG GTCGGCCTCTGGACGCATTTAGACTTCAACATCGAGTACAACGGCGACTCCGTCATCTTCGCCAACGTCTCGGTGAAGGACGTCAAGCCCGTGCccctggaggagggggcgggcTCGGCGGTGGGCGGCGTCGGGGTGGGCGGGGGCAGCCTGAAGGTCACCCACACCTACAGCGTGCACTGGTTCGAGTCCACCCTGCCCCACTCGCGGCGAAGCGAGCGCCTGCGCGACTACTCCTTCTTCCCCAAGACGCTGGAGATCCACTGGCTGTCCATCATCAACtcgctggtgctggtggtgctgctgctgggcttcgtcatcatcatcctcatgcgGGTGCTGAAGAACGACTTCGCCAG GTACAATGTGGAAGAGGAGGGCGGCTGCGACGACCTGGACCAGGGAGACAACGGCTGGAAGATCATCCACACCGACGTCTTTCGGTTCCCTCCTCTGAAGAGCCTGCTGTGCGCCGTGCTGGGAGTCGGCGCTCAGTTCCTGACCCTCGCTACAG GGATTATCTTCATGGCATTGCTGGGAATGTTTAACGTCCACCGTCACGGCGCCATCAACTCGGCCGCCATCGTCCTGTACGCCCTGACCAGCTGCGTGTCCGGATACGTCTCGTGCAGCTTCTACACGCAGATCAACGGCCAGCGCTGGGTGTGGAACATCATCCTCACGTCCTCCCTTTTCTCCG CGCCGCTCTTCCTCACGTGGAGCGTGGTGAACTCGGTGCACTGGTACAGCGGCTCCACGCAGGCCCTGCCCGCCACCACcgtgctgctcctgctgggcGCCTGGGTGCTGGTGGGCTTCCCCCTCACCGTCATCGGCGGCATCGTGGGGAAGAACCGGGCCGGCAGCTTCCAGGCGCCGTGCCGCACCCGCAACATCCCGCGGCAGATCCCCACGCAGCCGTGGTACAAGCACGCCGTGGTGCACATGGCCATCGGCGGCTTCCTGCCCTTCAG CGCCATCTCGGTGGAGCTGTACTACATCTTCGCCACCGTTTGGGGCCGAGAGCACTACACACTCTACGGCATCCTGCTGTGCGTCTTCGCCATCCTGCTCTCGGTGGGCGCCTGCATCTCCGTGGCGCTGACCTACTTCCTGCTGTCGGGCGAGGACTACCGCTGGTGGTGGCGGAGCGTGCTGagcaccggctccaccggcctCTTCATCTTCGTCTACTCCGTCTTCTACTACCGGAACCGCTCGTCCATGAGCGGCCTGGTGCAGAGCACCGAGTTCTTCGGCTACTCGCTGCTCACGGCGCTGGTCTTCTCGCTGATGCTGGGCAGCGTGTCGTTCTGGTCGTCCCTGGCGTTCATCCGCTACATCTACCGCAGCCTCAAGATGGACTAG